One genomic region from Gammaproteobacteria bacterium encodes:
- a CDS encoding S49 family peptidase translates to MHELNDQTVTSALIEDLIKEKRAERRWKNIRSILWLVLVALIFFSIFNWTHGKKGAMSSLDDKYVALIRLDGMIAPGRDFSAEEIVPLLHDAFTDKGATGILIDINSPGGTPVQASIIHDAIESFKKKYKKPVIVVGEDLLTSGAYYVAVAADKIYVNPNTLTGSIGVIMKGFGFVDLMKKIGVERRVYVSGNAKDRLDPFLPQTPEDQIKIQNVMTEVHDNFAQAVVRGRQGKLKGDLKELFSGDFWSGQTALKLGLVDGLGNLWEVMEKEFHTTNFKEYNNSPNFVKLISGQLGTAIDTWFYSYS, encoded by the coding sequence ATGCATGAGTTAAACGATCAAACGGTCACTTCCGCCCTTATTGAGGATTTAATTAAGGAAAAACGGGCCGAACGACGTTGGAAAAATATTCGCTCGATTCTCTGGCTTGTTCTTGTGGCTCTCATTTTCTTCAGTATCTTCAACTGGACCCATGGAAAAAAAGGGGCAATGAGCAGCCTTGATGATAAATATGTCGCTCTCATTCGTCTAGACGGTATGATTGCGCCAGGCCGAGATTTCTCTGCGGAAGAAATTGTTCCTTTGTTACACGATGCCTTTACTGACAAAGGCGCTACGGGCATTCTTATTGATATCAATTCACCAGGTGGCACACCTGTGCAAGCTTCAATCATTCATGATGCGATTGAATCGTTTAAAAAGAAATATAAAAAACCAGTCATCGTAGTCGGTGAAGATTTGCTAACGTCAGGCGCTTATTACGTCGCGGTCGCTGCTGATAAAATTTATGTTAACCCCAACACCTTGACCGGCTCCATTGGCGTCATTATGAAAGGCTTTGGCTTTGTTGACTTGATGAAAAAAATTGGCGTTGAGCGCCGAGTCTATGTCTCTGGAAACGCGAAAGATCGTCTCGATCCCTTTTTACCTCAAACTCCGGAAGATCAAATTAAAATCCAAAACGTAATGACAGAAGTCCATGACAACTTTGCCCAAGCAGTGGTGCGTGGTCGCCAGGGTAAATTGAAAGGTGATTTAAAAGAATTATTTAGTGGGGACTTTTGGTCTGGGCAAACGGCTTTGAAACTAGGCTTAGTCGATGGTTTAGGTAATTTATGGGAGGTCATGGAAAAAGAATTTCATACGACTAACTTTAAAGAATATAATAATTCACCTAATTTTGTGAAACTTATTTCCGGACAATTAGGCACCGCAATTGATACGTGGTTTTATTCTTACAGTTAA
- the ctaD gene encoding cytochrome c oxidase subunit I yields MTTPTDSHTLDHDSHGHGHGHEAPHHHSLKNGVGPWVKGWLFTTNHKDIGTLYLLFSLFMLFVGGGMALLIRLQLFSPGAHFFDPNFYNMLVTMHGLIMIFGVIMPAFVGLANWMIPMMIGGPDMALPRLNNWSFWILPFAFTLLLSSLFLPGSGPNFGWTMYAPLSTLYGPPSTDYLIVAIHLMGISSVLGAINIIATITNLRAPGMTWMKMPLFVWTWFITAFLLIGAMPVLAGVVTMVLFDRHFGTSFFNAAGGGDPVMYQHLFWFFGHPEVYIMILPAFGIVSEIIPTFSRKRLFGYEFMVGAVAAIAFLSYIVWGHHMFTAGMAVGTQLYFMYATMLIAVPTGIKVFNWVGTMWRGSLTFETPMLFAVAFVFLFTIGGFSGLMLGIVPADYQYQDTYFVVAHFHYVLVAGALVSIFAAVYYWLPKWTGHYYKESLGKWHFWLTIIGINLTFFPMHFLGLAGMPRRIADYPLQYTEFNMVCTVGAFILGFAQLIFLYNIVAAMLGYGKKADGRVWEGSHGLEWTLSSPPPYHSFTTPPQFAMTTHEMDEKYEKVTK; encoded by the coding sequence ATGACGACCCCAACAGATTCGCACACTTTAGACCATGATTCTCATGGTCATGGGCACGGACATGAAGCGCCACACCATCATTCATTAAAAAATGGCGTTGGTCCATGGGTTAAAGGTTGGTTATTTACAACCAACCACAAAGACATCGGTACGCTCTATTTGCTTTTTAGCTTATTCATGTTGTTTGTGGGCGGTGGCATGGCCTTGCTGATTCGCTTGCAATTATTTAGCCCCGGTGCTCATTTTTTTGATCCAAACTTTTATAACATGTTAGTCACGATGCATGGACTCATTATGATTTTTGGTGTCATCATGCCGGCTTTTGTAGGCCTTGCCAATTGGATGATCCCCATGATGATTGGCGGACCCGACATGGCCTTGCCCCGTCTCAATAATTGGAGTTTTTGGATTCTTCCTTTTGCGTTCACCCTTTTATTGAGTTCATTATTTTTGCCGGGTTCGGGCCCCAATTTTGGTTGGACCATGTATGCACCGCTTTCCACCCTATACGGCCCTCCCAGCACGGACTACTTAATTGTTGCCATCCATTTAATGGGAATTTCCTCTGTCTTAGGCGCCATTAATATCATTGCCACGATTACTAATTTGCGCGCACCCGGCATGACGTGGATGAAAATGCCATTATTTGTTTGGACTTGGTTTATCACTGCGTTTTTATTAATTGGCGCGATGCCAGTTCTTGCGGGTGTGGTAACGATGGTTTTGTTCGATCGTCATTTTGGCACGAGCTTTTTTAATGCAGCAGGTGGTGGTGACCCCGTTATGTACCAACATTTGTTTTGGTTCTTCGGGCACCCTGAAGTGTACATTATGATTTTACCGGCGTTTGGTATTGTCTCTGAAATCATTCCTACTTTTAGTCGTAAACGACTTTTTGGTTATGAATTTATGGTGGGTGCAGTCGCCGCGATTGCCTTTTTATCCTATATCGTTTGGGGACACCACATGTTTACCGCGGGGATGGCGGTTGGTACTCAACTCTACTTTATGTATGCCACCATGTTAATTGCGGTCCCGACAGGTATTAAAGTTTTCAACTGGGTTGGTACAATGTGGCGGGGTTCGTTAACCTTTGAAACGCCTATGTTATTTGCTGTAGCGTTTGTTTTCTTATTCACAATCGGTGGGTTTTCCGGATTAATGCTCGGTATCGTTCCTGCTGACTATCAATATCAAGATACTTATTTTGTCGTGGCGCATTTTCATTACGTTCTTGTTGCAGGTGCGTTAGTTTCTATTTTTGCAGCTGTATATTACTGGCTACCGAAGTGGACGGGGCATTATTACAAAGAAAGTTTAGGCAAATGGCATTTCTGGCTTACGATTATTGGGATCAATTTAACCTTCTTCCCGATGCACTTCTTGGGGCTTGCCGGCATGCCTCGTCGTATTGCGGATTATCCTTTGCAATACACGGAGTTTAATATGGTTTGTACAGTAGGTGCCTTCATCCTAGGCTTTGCTCAGCTCATTTTCCTTTACAATATTGTTGCTGCAATGTTGGGATATGGAAAAAAGGCAGATGGACGGGTGTGGGAAGGTTCGCATGGATTAGAGTGGACCCTTAGTTCGCCACCACCGTACCATAGCTTTACTACGCCACCTCAATTTGCGATGACGACGCATGAGATGGATGAAAAATATGAGAAGGTCACTAAATAA
- a CDS encoding cytochrome c oxidase assembly protein, which yields MSDNKSHKKIFWIGGIVAALMFGFCFAMVPLYSVLCRATGINQSIGTNLITAAQADEISKEPDLSRTVVVQFTSTNHMGMPWDFYPKQLLVKVHPGEKKQIYFYAKNPTKNTMIAQAIPSMTPVEAISHFHKIECFCFNQQTLAAGESRNMGMLFQIDKDIPKDVHVITLAYTLFDATPKKDSRKG from the coding sequence ATGTCTGATAATAAATCACATAAAAAAATATTTTGGATTGGCGGTATTGTAGCCGCCCTTATGTTTGGTTTTTGTTTTGCAATGGTGCCTTTGTATAGTGTGCTTTGTCGCGCCACCGGCATTAATCAAAGCATTGGAACCAATTTAATTACTGCAGCCCAAGCCGATGAGATTAGCAAAGAACCTGATCTTAGCCGTACCGTGGTAGTGCAATTTACTTCAACTAATCACATGGGCATGCCCTGGGATTTTTATCCTAAACAACTTTTAGTCAAAGTGCATCCTGGTGAGAAAAAACAAATTTATTTTTATGCGAAAAATCCCACAAAGAATACGATGATCGCGCAAGCGATTCCAAGTATGACACCCGTCGAAGCCATAAGTCATTTTCATAAAATAGAATGTTTTTGCTTTAACCAACAAACATTGGCAGCAGGGGAAAGTCGTAACATGGGCATGCTTTTCCAGATTGATAAAGATATTCCAAAGGATGTGCATGTCATTACGCTTGCATACACTTTATTTGATGCAACTCCCAAAAAAGATTCAAGGAAAGGCTAA
- a CDS encoding cytochrome c oxidase subunit 3, with protein MRKQTPQIKPYKPVKYYFIADPSYWPIVGSVGLFCTVLGLVQILHDGAIGPYLMGAGIIILLTVMYGWFGAVVKESLQGLHSEQMDRTYRWGMMWFIVSEVALFGVFFLALFYTRIFSIPTLGGESYEFAKELLMSKGPATHHYLWPQFQAMWPLLKNPNPQLFPGPHEIVPTWGIPALNTLILLSSAVTLTWSHWGLKKNNRRQMIIGLALTIILGFIFEGFQIHEYIKAYSEYHLTLSSGIYGSTFFTLTGLHAMHVTIGAIMLGIILIRCLKGHFLPEHHFGYEAVSWYWHFVDVVWLFLFIFVYWL; from the coding sequence ATGCGTAAACAAACTCCACAGATCAAACCTTACAAACCAGTTAAATATTATTTTATTGCTGATCCTTCCTACTGGCCGATTGTAGGCTCGGTTGGATTATTTTGTACCGTTTTAGGTTTAGTCCAAATATTGCATGATGGTGCGATTGGTCCTTATCTCATGGGAGCAGGCATTATCATTTTATTGACCGTGATGTACGGGTGGTTTGGCGCCGTCGTAAAGGAAAGTTTGCAAGGTTTGCATAGTGAGCAAATGGATAGAACTTATCGATGGGGTATGATGTGGTTTATTGTTTCTGAAGTTGCACTCTTTGGCGTCTTCTTTCTTGCTCTTTTCTATACTCGAATTTTTAGTATTCCTACTTTGGGAGGAGAATCCTATGAATTTGCGAAAGAGTTGCTCATGTCTAAAGGCCCGGCTACGCATCACTATTTGTGGCCCCAATTCCAAGCGATGTGGCCTTTATTAAAAAATCCAAATCCTCAACTCTTTCCTGGTCCACATGAAATTGTTCCAACTTGGGGAATTCCTGCTCTTAATACACTTATCTTACTATCCAGCGCCGTTACGTTAACTTGGTCACATTGGGGGCTTAAAAAAAATAATCGTCGCCAAATGATTATTGGATTAGCGCTCACTATTATTTTAGGGTTTATCTTCGAAGGCTTTCAAATTCATGAATATATTAAAGCGTATTCTGAATATCATTTGACATTGTCTAGCGGTATTTATGGCAGCACATTTTTTACGCTGACTGGTTTGCATGCTATGCATGTCACCATTGGTGCAATTATGCTTGGCATTATTCTCATTCGTTGTCTCAAAGGGCATTTTTTGCCGGAACATCATTTCGGTTATGAAGCCGTTTCTTGGTATTGGCATTTTGTAGATGTGGTATGGTTATTCTTATTCATTTTTGTTTATTGGTTATGA
- a CDS encoding sulfurtransferase: MPWLINAGQLEKFRKSQKNIIVLDASWHLPEDNQNPSEAFLKRHIVGAKFFDLTLFNDPENPLPNMITRNEAVIAEKLGELGITNEHKIIFYDQSKLHTSCRALWMLKIFGHNPNQLYILDGGFAAWERYAGKVESGEPKQTSSKKYVVNFEAHYLRTLMQMKTNLHHPMEQVIDLRHPVRFAGGKEHRAGLRSGHIPGSFSFPYTTMFEANETFKPLEKIRKQLSGLGIDLASPLVTTCGSGITSCILNFVLDLLNNDKHALYDGSWSEWGAQEIYPGEESLSERPVIRSIDQ, translated from the coding sequence ATGCCATGGTTAATTAATGCAGGTCAGCTAGAAAAGTTTCGTAAAAGCCAAAAAAATATTATTGTTTTGGATGCTAGCTGGCATTTGCCTGAAGATAACCAAAATCCAAGTGAAGCATTTTTAAAGCGTCACATTGTGGGCGCTAAATTTTTCGATCTTACGTTATTTAATGATCCAGAAAACCCGTTACCGAATATGATTACCCGTAATGAAGCGGTAATCGCAGAAAAGTTGGGTGAGCTAGGCATTACGAATGAACACAAAATTATTTTTTACGATCAAAGCAAACTGCATACCAGCTGCCGTGCATTGTGGATGTTAAAGATTTTTGGTCATAACCCCAATCAACTTTATATTTTAGATGGCGGTTTCGCAGCTTGGGAACGTTATGCCGGTAAAGTTGAAAGCGGTGAACCCAAGCAAACTTCTTCTAAAAAATATGTAGTTAACTTCGAAGCACATTACTTGCGTACCTTGATGCAAATGAAAACCAATTTGCATCATCCCATGGAACAAGTTATCGATTTGCGGCACCCAGTTCGTTTTGCCGGCGGTAAAGAGCATCGTGCAGGTTTACGTAGCGGTCATATTCCAGGAAGCTTTTCTTTTCCCTACACCACCATGTTCGAAGCTAATGAAACCTTCAAGCCGCTCGAAAAAATTCGCAAACAATTATCAGGACTTGGTATTGATCTTGCATCGCCGCTTGTTACCACCTGCGGTTCGGGCATTACTTCTTGTATTTTAAATTTCGTCCTCGATTTATTAAATAATGATAAGCACGCCCTCTACGATGGTTCATGGTCAGAATGGGGCGCTCAAGAAATCTATCCGGGTGAAGAAAGTTTATCTGAACGCCCCGTTATCCGCAGTATCGATCAATAA
- a CDS encoding phosphotransferase, translating into MLRNIFPKINTDEEYEKFKVDHSELFKKVAFEIVTQHHLPDAGLSPLDGTNIVFSHGKSRVIKIFPPLHKSHFDNEVLTMKHLYHKLSVTTPQIEYIGEIDHWPYIVMSQLEGTLLEGLWEKLDHSNKIIIIRELGSLIREVHSLPTEGLEAIDCYWHEFISKQLKQCVVHHQETGLPDILLQQIPKYLDSIKNLLSVIKKPVILTGEYTPMNFLVQQEAGIWHIHGLIDFGDSMLGLPEYDLLGPGAFLIQGDKILLRAFLSSYGYSPEEMTNALSHKLTALMLLHRYSRLNAQIRIENWENKVKSLEDLEDLVWGF; encoded by the coding sequence ATTTTGCGCAACATCTTTCCAAAAATTAATACTGACGAAGAATATGAAAAATTCAAGGTTGATCATAGCGAGCTGTTTAAGAAAGTAGCGTTTGAAATTGTTACTCAGCATCATTTACCGGATGCAGGACTTTCACCGCTCGATGGCACTAACATTGTATTTTCTCATGGCAAATCCAGAGTTATAAAAATATTTCCTCCGCTTCATAAAAGCCACTTCGACAATGAAGTGTTAACAATGAAGCATCTTTATCATAAACTTTCTGTTACAACTCCCCAAATAGAATATATAGGTGAAATAGACCATTGGCCTTACATTGTCATGAGCCAACTGGAAGGGACGCTTTTGGAGGGTCTTTGGGAAAAGTTAGATCACAGTAATAAGATAATTATTATTCGTGAATTAGGGTCTTTAATTCGGGAAGTTCATTCTTTGCCTACTGAAGGACTTGAAGCTATTGATTGCTATTGGCACGAGTTCATTAGCAAGCAATTAAAGCAATGCGTAGTACACCATCAAGAAACAGGTCTACCAGATATATTATTACAACAAATCCCAAAGTATTTGGATTCAATCAAAAACCTTTTATCCGTAATCAAAAAGCCAGTTATTTTAACTGGAGAATACACGCCAATGAATTTCTTAGTGCAGCAAGAAGCGGGGATTTGGCATATTCATGGATTAATAGATTTCGGAGATTCGATGCTTGGATTGCCAGAATACGATTTATTGGGGCCAGGCGCTTTCTTGATCCAAGGCGATAAAATCCTTTTAAGAGCATTCCTATCTTCTTATGGCTATTCTCCTGAAGAGATGACAAATGCATTAAGTCACAAACTCACTGCTTTAATGCTTCTACATCGTTATAGCCGCCTAAACGCACAAATTAGAATAGAAAACTGGGAAAATAAAGTAAAAAGCTTGGAGGATTTAGAAGACCTGGTATGGGGATTTTAA